The following coding sequences are from one Candidatus Borkfalkia ceftriaxoniphila window:
- a CDS encoding P-II family nitrogen regulator, with amino-acid sequence MMAEQDITIVKNAETPFGAVKAVLQKGTAVKRIRKNAEPVRTERPSRPKLLISVLNPDDDEKMAQILNEYSVSLNYAFAGTGTARSNVLDYLGIDILEKSVMFSLIPECDEDLILGQIQKKMALYLVGRGISFTLPLSGISEIVAKGIASSEKTIDGSKIMKDENRKYDLIVVEVEAGYVEEVMEVARTAGAAGGTIVRARSVGNSKAEQFIGISLQKESEILLILSNRESKQAIMQAISEKAGLKTDAGGIIFSLPVDKTVGIGASGSATDALEADDKK; translated from the coding sequence ATGATGGCGGAACAGGATATCACGATCGTAAAAAATGCGGAAACGCCGTTCGGGGCGGTCAAAGCGGTTTTGCAAAAGGGGACGGCGGTCAAGCGGATCCGCAAAAACGCGGAGCCCGTCCGCACGGAGCGGCCGAGCAGGCCAAAACTTCTGATCTCCGTATTGAATCCCGACGACGACGAGAAAATGGCGCAGATCCTCAACGAATATTCCGTATCGCTCAATTACGCGTTCGCGGGCACGGGTACGGCGCGCTCGAACGTACTCGATTATCTGGGTATCGATATTCTGGAGAAGTCGGTGATGTTTTCGCTCATTCCCGAATGCGACGAAGATCTCATTTTGGGACAGATCCAGAAAAAGATGGCGCTCTATCTGGTGGGGCGGGGCATATCCTTTACCTTGCCTTTATCGGGCATCTCCGAGATAGTGGCGAAAGGCATCGCCTCTTCGGAAAAGACAATAGACGGGAGTAAAATTATGAAAGACGAAAACAGGAAATACGATCTGATCGTCGTCGAAGTCGAGGCGGGCTACGTGGAAGAAGTGATGGAAGTAGCGCGCACGGCGGGCGCGGCGGGCGGCACCATCGTGCGCGCGCGTTCGGTGGGCAATTCCAAAGCGGAACAGTTTATCGGCATATCCCTGCAAAAGGAATCGGAAATACTACTGATTTTGTCCAATCGGGAAAGCAAGCAAGCCATCATGCAGGCGATCTCGGAAAAGGCGGGACTGAAAACGGATGCGGGCGGCATCATATTTTCTCTCCCCGTGGATAAGACGGTCGGCATCGGCGCTTCGGGCAGCGCGACCGACGCGCTGGAGGCGGACGATAAAAAATAA
- a CDS encoding helix-turn-helix domain-containing protein, whose amino-acid sequence MYGERLRELRENKNLTQKQLAKILNTDQQAISRYEREQIDLSTNFILKVCDYFGVTADYLLGRTDY is encoded by the coding sequence ATGTATGGCGAAAGATTGCGGGAATTGAGGGAAAATAAAAATTTAACGCAAAAGCAGTTGGCGAAGATTCTCAATACCGATCAGCAGGCGATCAGCCGCTATGAACGGGAACAGATCGATCTGAGCACAAATTTTATCTTGAAAGTCTGCGATTATTTCGGCGTGACCGCCGACTATCTTTTGGGCAGAACAGATTATTAA
- a CDS encoding helix-turn-helix domain-containing protein: MYGDRLKIIRTEKGLSQSEFAKMFETSQRNISRYEREQLDLSTDFIVRVCKTFDISADYLLGLKDY; the protein is encoded by the coding sequence ATGTATGGTGATAGATTAAAAATTATAAGAACCGAAAAAGGACTTTCGCAAAGCGAATTTGCAAAAATGTTCGAAACTTCGCAAAGAAATATCAGCAGATACGAAAGAGAGCAACTCGATTTAAGCACGGATTTTATCGTTCGGGTTTGTAAAACTTTCGATATATCCGCCGATTACCTTTTAGGTCTCAAAGATTATTAA